ATGATAAACTTCAAGAAGATTTATAAGACTCTTGAAAAGGATGAGGAGGTTCCTGTGTTCCCCATAGAGATGAAATGCATGGAAGCAATAAAGGTGAGATCCAGGTCCTACCTCATGTGAAGAATCGATTCTGaatttttccatttattgaCGAGCATGTTCCTCCACAGGAGAGAGTAAATTTGGCCAGACAGATAGAGAAGATTGAGTTTCATAATAGCAGAGCGAAGCAGCACAACTCCTGGTTGAGACAGGCAGCAGATGCTCTGGAGGTGGACCTGGATGATGACCTTTTAATTGGTAAAATCTCTAATAACAAGTTCAGtgtgtttaaaaatgtgtaacAACAGGCAACTAAATATTCACTTCATGTCCCCAGGCGGAACaagggatgaagatgatgacaggGAACAGCAGAAGATGGTGAAGGGAATGAAAAAGCATTTGAAGCATTTGATCTCCCAGCCCATATTCAAAAACGTGATCAAGACCAAGTACCCCACTCAGATGGGAAAGCTGTCGCTGCCTCACATGCCTCTAGCAGAGAAGGAAAGTGCCCTCACCAGGGTTTCAGCACAGGAGAAGGCAGAAAAGTTAAAGAAGGCTGTTCCACCAaagcaaaaacagacaaaaaacccccaaaaaaacagctGTGATTTGCCATAAAAATTGAAAAGGATTCAATAGAATTGATGTATGTCATTTGACATAAAGTTTTAGTTCATTCAagcaaacaaatttttattaaaaatgtttattgcaaaacgtgcaaaaaatgtattttaagatATTCAATTGCTGTATTGCTGTaagatttgattttaaaaagtatCTTAAAGTCCATTAGAGTTTTTCTGAAAGTCATTCCTGAGTTGAGCCGAGTCCTTGTGGATCATTGGTCAGTTTTGTGGTCTTGGGTAAAGGATGTTATAATGTGAGGTTTGGTGGAGGAGATGCAGGGAAGGTTCAGCACCTTCTGGAATGACGTGGTGAGTCAACTGCTCTTCATCGCCCTCCAGGGAGACTATGTGGATGCAAATATCCAAGGCCTGTGACAGAGCTAAGATGTCCACGTGATCACACTCCATCGCCATCGCCTCAACTTCctgtatgaaaacaaaaccataCATTACCTTTGGGGTTGCATTGGCATAGCTCTCTTATTTTAGGAATTTGATAGTGAAAAATGAGTCACTACTTTGTCACTAGGTGGCAGCAACACTCACTAACCTGATGGCAATAGACTAGCAGATTGGGCGCCTCCACAAAGTTGTAGAAGAAGTCTGCATGGTTTTGCAGGTGAGCAGAAGTGAGCATCCTGAGATACTGCACCAGGCTGTCAGAAGTCATCTGTTCATTGAAGAGTCGGAGCAGCTGCTCTTCCTGCTCATCACGTTGGCACTGCTCCACAACATGCACcatctgacaaaaaaagtaattttatgttttcttttgatcATTTAACTTAGgagtttatatatataatacataattTCAAATCAATGTTATGGCTGTAAGAGAAATGCTTGATTTACTGTGTTCATGTGATGCCTAAAGGAACTCTCATCGAATCCCGCTGAGGAGAAGTGGTTGCTGGTTTCAATGATTGTCTCCTTAAATCTGAAATTGAAACCATTAAGTCACGACCGCGTTAATAATCGATCATCGGTTGGAGTGGAGTGATGATGGGGACTGACCGCTGCAGAGCCCTGGCGTTGTGCAGGATAGACTCCAGGTGGGCGAAGCACAGCGCTCTGTAGAAGCAGTTCCCATCTCCCCGCACTTGTCTGACGGAGGAAAACTGGGCGCTTAAATCCTGATCAAGTGCAAAACATGCGATTAGTCGACATGAATAAATCGGGGTGACTCTGATAACCGTTCTACAGACATACTTTGTATTTAGCAGGCAGCGTTTGCGCAGGGAACAGCGTAGAAATGTCCTCTCTGCTGGAGACGAATCTCCAAGCCTCCATCTGTCGACAAACAAAGATTGTTATCGCCCCTGAGACCAAACcgcggtcacgtgacaggtccgggtttttttccccccacaaacGTGAAAACAACGTGAGAAAAACGTAGTTACAGTTTCAGAACCCTCTTTGCGTCAAGCCGGTGTCAAAACATTTGGTGCAATTTAATTCCATTTTCTTGAAACCGGATGTTTGTAAGTGTGACGTGTTCGTTTTAAAGGGGCCGCACGCCGCCCGTTTTAATGCTGACGTCAACGCGTTGTCTGGAGGCTCAAAGCAAAGGTTAGAAAGACGGGTTTTGAAAAACATGGCAACCCTGAATGTCCATCACTGTACTGTCGGACTGATAGGTGAGGGTTATCAAGGGGGAAAGGAATACTCAGGTCCTTTAAAACACGTGGTTAGATTTGTCTGGagttaaaaacatatttgtgtCCTATTAAAATagaagtcaataaataaataaacaacaatcacaataatagtaacaataataattaaaaaaaaacttcaaattttttaaacaattttactAAATTGTTTAGGAGCTTCTTACCTCCTAAACAATGGACAAAATCAAGCAGCAGGGTAGTGGCATGATTCTGGTCACAGTGTCTCATCCAAGTCATTGTTGAAGATGAAATCTTTAAACCTTTTTGCATCAGTGGGTTAGTTTAACACGGAATAATCACGCACGACAAAAGCATTCATATTTGTATGTATTCACTAAGAATGACCACAAAATGAGAACTATATACAGACACATCactggaaaaatgttttctccAGTTGAAACGGaaaaaatcagtgcattttataatccacgAAATATACATAATCTTAGTGGAGTAAGCAGTAAAATGGTTCCTCTGACATGCAGCGGAACAGAATAAGGATGTAACATCACATTTAAACATTCTCATACAGTGGTATTTAGAAATGTTCATGTAATACTGTGTTTGAATAAAGGTATTTAATAATTCTTTACAGATGATTCCTAGTACACAGCTTTCTGGTGATGTCAGGGACTGAAAGGAATGGAGTCAGACATTCCAGTAGGATACTGTGTCACAAAACACACTCTGAAAATGTCTTGACATGTTTTACAGCTTTACCTGCATTTTTCTGATGAGTAACAATGGAACATACAGTAGCAGCAGATCATTGTCTGCAGTTGAAGGCCATGAGAAAACCTTTAAAACTGTCTAAATCAGGTCAAAGTCAAGGTTTTACATAATATATTTGCtcaattttataaataaaatacagaatataAAATGGTAAATAAGATAATTCTGTCACAGTCACAGTATACTCACCATCCAAGATGTGTgtcacatgtaaaaaaaagtaagtttgactttatttatatagcacctgAATACAAGTTACAATGGGCTTAGcataaaacaagaacaacaggaAAATGCAACACAAGCACAGAATGCCTTCATGATAAattcaaaattcttacaaacatacaaacagtaCCTACATACACATATAGAAAGGTTCATTTAAAAAGtgtgttaaataatttttgttttattaaatagaCAACAGACCCAGTTTATTCAACAGGAGGTTTGTTCCAGAGGTTTGCTGCTGGCGACGCAAATGAGCATCACTTGATTTAGAGATTGGTTCATTTTACAGCTGAGTGTATGGCCTGTAAAAGCTGGTCATTGCTGCTGGTCAAAAAAAGACTAACAGGTCAGGATGGGTAAAGAAAATTTCAGGGTTAATGTAATACTAATATTCCTTGTATATGAAACTAGtggagacaaatatttaaaatatcttttgctgttttttcaGGATCAGTCATGAGAAACTCATTTTTGACATGCAGTTGACCGACTACCTGCCGTTAGGAATGTAAATTACTAACAAGTCAACAATAAGTATTTCTCAGGATGTTTTGTTGCTTTAGCTGTAACACTCAGATAAGTGGTAATGAAATATAATTGGTGATTATTGTCTGTGTGacaaatttgaaaaatatgtaaatatgtaaaacgGTGCCTGACAACAGGGATATGTGACAACAACAGAGCAGTCTAATCTTCTcttaaaaataatcatgtttaccatatttcatgaataaaaatgaaaaacatcccaCAAAATCCTCACACTATaatctaaatttaatttaaaatttttaatttctgatgCAGAAATAGTCAATTAACATctgaaacaaaattttacacATTATATCCTGTATTTACAATATTATACTATACTGTGAAACTTTATCATACAACACTCAAAAATTCGCTTTCACTCTCATGATAGAACGAGCATGAAAACAGGATGTTAGGTTCTAAAAAGTTCTTCATCAGCTCATCGTCTCGCTCTTTGTTCTGGCTCTACTTGGACTTTTGAGTCGTGCTTTACTGCCGATGCTTTTCATGGATCCCCTCTCCCCTCTGCCAGTCAGAGCTGTTCTACTTGTCGTTGCAGACGCCGACTCCATCAGCCTCCTCGCtctcctctctgtgtctgcCTTGTCCAGAAGGCACTCCTGAAATCAAACTTATTCAGGAACATTAATTATACAGCAATAATGCTACCAATGTATTCCTTTTCTACAATTTCTGATGATGTACAGGGCTGCAGgcctgctggagcctgtcctaGGTGGAACTGGGTAGAAGGTAGAGTCAGCACTAACTATTGCACACATCCAACTACTCGCTCCAGTGATTACCTTCACCATGTCCATCATTGTCAGTATTTCCATGTCTTCCAAAGGTCCGTATTTTGCTATGTAACACTGCTCTGCAAGGTTTTTGATGACCATCAGTAAGGTTCCCACTTCTTCAACCTGAGAGATGGTGGCACATGTAACACTTCCATCCAAACGTCTGCGTCATTCCTGATTCATAATGAGCATGAAGACGCACCTTCTGTCTGGACAGACCTCGCTCCGCTAGCAGGTTGACCTCAGCCTGTTTGTTCTTCTCCTTCAAAGTTTCTAGCTCAGCCTGGAGTTGAGACAGTTCCTTCATGGACATCTGCAACACATGAAACCTCCCATAAGCTTTCCATTCAGTCATTTATCTATATAGCATTTGTTCAAGTCTGACCAGCTTGTTAAAGCTGTGCTCCTGCTTCATGTTGTGCAGGTCCCGCTGGCcctgctgcacctcctcctccaggtgcaTCAAGCGCTGCAGGAGCTCCTGGTAAGTGATGGACAGGGTCTCATGACGCCAGATGATGGGCATCACCGAAGTTTCGGACCCACTGTCAAGGTAAGCTGAAAAAGGTTGTGTCATTTACAGCCAGTcggaaattaataaatacggTTTTTAACGTAATATTAATAAATTGTGGATAGAAGAGCAATTTCTGGACTTACTGCTGGGTAGGTAATCTAGAGTTTTCTTCAAATAGTCCTCGTAGATTTTGTATTTCATCATTCTGTCCTTTAAATCTTGCTGCCTGTGAAATGTTATATGAAAAAACTGAGACAAAAGGTGTCATGATGAGAAACATGACACCTTTTTGCTCAGGGTTCAAGTTCCCACCTGGATTTGAGCCATTTGAGCTGTTCTTTCAGATCTTCTATCGCTCTCTGCTTCATCATGTTCTCATCCCGCGCAGCCTCATACTTCTTCTGCGCCCGACGACGCTTTGCTTCATTTTCAGCCACAAACTTCTCAAATCTCATCGTCCTCTCTTTAGTctggatacaaaaaaaaaaatcaaggtcaTTTGATAACGATAGACATCAAGTCCCCGATGGTTTGGACTGGCTCAACTCACTTGCTGATGTTTCATTTCCAGGTCAGACCTTCTCTGGGCGAGAGCCTCCACGCAGCTCTTGAACTCCTGTCGTTTGAGGGAGAGTTGTCGGTCCACTTCATCCAACTCTGCCTGCTTCTTCAGAACCAGGGTCTTTTGCAAAGTGTTCACTCCCGACTCAAGCACTCTGCTTGAATTCTAGGAATATGCAAAATACTATaagtacaaacacaaaaatcccTATGTTTAAACGATCTTTTAATGAATTTCATGTATTACTTTTAAAAGTCAGTTACAAGCtccacaataaaatattttttttattgtattactAAATACAAAGCCATTTCCCGTTATTTGTCTGTCTTGCTGACTGAAGGTGACTTACCTCTGTTATAACAGGTATATGGTTgacattttcttcctttttctgtctAAGGACACAATCGAGACATTTATGAAGACtttcaaagagaaagaaagaagacttCATGCAGGATGGGTGACAACAAGCAGACTGCAGCCTCACCTGACCTCCTCCGTCTGCGTGACGAACACGTTTCTCATTCTGTTGTTGACCGTCAGGTTCGGACGAGGACCGCTGCTGCCCAGGAGAGGAAGGGAAGAGGTCATGATGGGTCCTGACCACCGAGGTCCGTCAGTCCACGATCGGACGAACGAGCGTCTTTTCCGGATGTTTCCCTGGATTTGTGTATCTGTTGCCAAGGAAACGTAAGCGCGACGGCAGGGAATGGGATGGCTTCTCGGTTGTCATGGCGGTTCTGTTTTATCATTGGCTGAATGAGAGGCATCGACAAGAGATCGTTACCGGTTCACTCGGTTCTCATTCCCGTGACCCGGACTTCCAGACCCGGGTCAGAACCGGGGTTTTTTTGGACGTGAACAAACCCTGTTTGTCTGCCGGTTCAGCCGCAATGTGGACAAAACTCAGACAATAGTCCAGGTGGAGTTTAATATACCGAAGGATCCAAATAAAAGTTCTCATTTTTGCACAAACCGCCTGTGTGCTTTGCATCTCCTAATGAGAGTTGGAGGGGGTAATGTAatcacttgtttgtttgtttgtttgtttgtttgtttgtttgtttttctataaAATATCTACCAATGTTTCCATCAGCCAAGGATGAGTTTTAGATTTTAAAGTGTATCCCAAATTTTAAAGTGTTCTTTCTTCACTGTGAGATAGAGCTGGGGGTGTGAGGgtgggggtttgtttgtttgtttgtttgtttgtttgtttgtttgtttgttgcctGTATCTAGTtgagataggttccagcagACATGTGAGCAACAAGGTGAATAAACAGCTACAGACAAGACGATTGCATTTGTCTCATATACAAgaggattgatggatggatggatggatggatggatggatggatggatggatggatggacggacggattcAGGACAGAGAGAATACATCTGAATCTTCTATTATAAGAAATCCCGTTCTGTCAGTAACTCATGAGCTACTT
The Antennarius striatus isolate MH-2024 chromosome 17, ASM4005453v1, whole genome shotgun sequence genome window above contains:
- the ccdc197 gene encoding uncharacterized protein CCDC197 isoform X1, whose protein sequence is MTSSLPLLGSSGPRPNLTVNNRMRNVFVTQTEEVRQKKEENVNHIPVITENSSRVLESGVNTLQKTLVLKKQAELDEVDRQLSLKRQEFKSCVEALAQRRSDLEMKHQQTKERTMRFEKFVAENEAKRRRAQKKYEAARDENMMKQRAIEDLKEQLKWLKSRQQDLKDRMMKYKIYEDYLKKTLDYLPSTYLDSGSETSVMPIIWRHETLSITYQELLQRLMHLEEEVQQGQRDLHNMKQEHSFNKLMSMKELSQLQAELETLKEKNKQAEVNLLAERGLSRQKVEEVGTLLMVIKNLAEQCYIAKYGPLEDMEILTMMDMVKECLLDKADTERRARRLMESASATTSRTALTGRGERGSMKSIGSKARLKSPSRARTKSETMS
- the LOC137610621 gene encoding ubiquitin thioesterase OTUB2-like yields the protein MEAWRFVSSREDISTLFPAQTLPAKYKDLSAQFSSVRQVRGDGNCFYRALCFAHLESILHNARALQRFKETIIETSNHFSSAGFDESSFRHHMNTMVHVVEQCQRDEQEEQLLRLFNEQMTSDSLVQYLRMLTSAHLQNHADFFYNFVEAPNLLVYCHQEVEAMAMECDHVDILALSQALDICIHIVSLEGDEEQLTHHVIPEGAEPSLHLLHQTSHYNILYPRPQN
- the ccdc197 gene encoding uncharacterized protein CCDC197 isoform X2, whose protein sequence is MTSSLPLLGSSGPRPNLTVNNRMRNVFVTQTEEVRQKKEENVNHIPVITENSSRVLESGVNTLQKTLVLKKQAELDEVDRQLSLKRQEFKSCVEALAQRRSDLEMKHQQTKERTMRFEKFVAENEAKRRRAQKKYEAARDENMMKQRAIEDLKEQLKWLKSRQQDLKDRMMKYKIYEDYLKKTLDYLPSTYLDSGSETSVMPIIWRHETLSITYQELLQRLMHLEEEVQQGQRDLHNMKQEHSFNKLMSMKELSQLQAELETLKEKNKQAEVNLLAERGLSRQKVEEVGTLLMVIKNLAEQCYIAKYGPLEDMEILTMMDMVKFDFRSAFWTRQTQRGERGG